From the Bacteroidia bacterium genome, one window contains:
- a CDS encoding OmpA family protein, which translates to MRHTATGLLLFVFLVSLDVTVLAQGGTAPHLRPAIGISGGVLRTTHSADFSVLPGIPSCCTGYNGGDGVGPAFGGIYHIMLDDAWSLQVALRYADISATLTADEYLGPVLTPRGPEEAFVEHRVASTTNMLDLRPTIGYQPLRGTSFMLFAGTHIGYLLTNDVHQTEELLRPTDVTFDDLQRIRNDYNIALPGGASLYAAFGAGARWPLSLGGNFALWPEIAVRLAATSLSGDVDWHANGLEGGLALLYHIPEPPPPPPPPPPPPPPGIEPNLRVFARSADGALREDARVIVDRLTQSELFPVLPYVFFTQGSADVDSTSMHRLQPTTTGDFNESRLPNKTLSVYADMLNIVGSRMRANPSAKLTLTGCNNATGVEKNNRELSRRRAEAVRNYLRDVWGIAAARMEIKTRNLPEQAPNVEALEGQQEARRVELSSNDRNILAPVRWQAVEQSISTPLLLLRPSVLSEAGVARWSVDVKRGNESYATFADTGEPPAELEWHIDTTRIPPAGSVVQAVFNVEDKAGQIRSTTVSLPFETETRTTEVFETEGNRRIDRFSLILFDFKSSELSGDNKRILDIVGEAITSRSKVEIFGFADRTGNPEINRTLAMERCVSVQKALGRRIEGIDVQLHAVGSDRLLFDNEIPEGRNYCRTVQIVVETGLE; encoded by the coding sequence GTGAGGCATACGGCTACTGGACTGCTGCTATTCGTGTTTCTTGTTTCCTTGGATGTAACAGTATTGGCGCAGGGAGGAACAGCGCCGCACCTTCGACCCGCCATAGGCATCAGCGGCGGAGTGCTGCGCACTACCCATTCGGCGGATTTCTCCGTACTCCCCGGCATACCGAGCTGCTGTACCGGCTACAATGGCGGTGATGGTGTCGGACCCGCGTTTGGCGGCATCTATCACATCATGCTCGACGATGCGTGGTCTCTGCAGGTTGCGCTGCGCTACGCGGATATATCCGCCACTCTCACCGCAGACGAGTACCTCGGGCCTGTTCTGACACCGCGCGGACCGGAGGAGGCCTTTGTCGAGCATCGCGTCGCATCCACCACGAACATGCTGGATTTACGACCAACCATCGGCTATCAGCCGTTGCGCGGCACCTCGTTCATGCTTTTCGCGGGAACCCATATCGGCTACCTGCTCACGAACGACGTGCATCAGACAGAAGAACTGTTGCGGCCGACGGACGTGACGTTCGACGATCTTCAGCGCATCAGAAACGATTACAACATCGCTCTTCCTGGCGGCGCTTCGTTGTACGCAGCGTTCGGTGCGGGTGCGCGATGGCCGCTGAGCCTCGGCGGCAACTTTGCGCTGTGGCCGGAAATCGCGGTACGTCTTGCAGCCACCTCCCTAAGCGGCGATGTGGACTGGCACGCGAACGGACTCGAAGGAGGGCTTGCTCTCCTCTATCACATCCCGGAACCGCCGCCACCACCGCCACCGCCGCCACCGCCACCGCCGCCCGGGATAGAGCCGAACCTCCGGGTGTTCGCCCGTTCCGCTGACGGAGCGTTGCGCGAGGATGCCCGTGTAATTGTGGACCGGCTCACACAAAGCGAACTCTTTCCCGTCCTGCCCTATGTTTTCTTCACCCAGGGTTCGGCCGATGTGGACTCCACGTCCATGCACCGCCTGCAGCCGACAACGACCGGCGATTTCAATGAATCGCGGCTGCCGAATAAAACGCTCAGCGTATACGCCGACATGCTCAATATTGTCGGTTCCCGTATGCGTGCAAATCCCTCGGCGAAACTGACACTTACCGGCTGCAATAATGCCACAGGCGTTGAGAAAAATAATCGGGAACTCTCCCGACGACGCGCCGAAGCGGTGCGAAATTATTTACGTGATGTATGGGGCATCGCCGCCGCGCGTATGGAAATAAAGACGCGTAATCTCCCCGAGCAGGCCCCCAATGTCGAAGCTCTCGAAGGTCAGCAGGAAGCCCGTCGCGTGGAGCTGTCGAGTAACGACAGGAATATCCTCGCTCCCGTCCGCTGGCAGGCGGTTGAGCAGAGCATCTCCACTCCGCTGCTCCTGCTTCGTCCGAGCGTGCTCAGCGAAGCAGGTGTCGCCCGCTGGTCGGTGGATGTCAAACGCGGCAATGAAAGTTACGCGACGTTCGCGGACACGGGTGAACCGCCCGCCGAACTCGAATGGCATATTGATACGACCAGGATTCCACCCGCCGGCAGTGTGGTGCAGGCGGTATTCAATGTGGAAGACAAGGCTGGTCAGATACGCAGCACCACGGTCTCTCTGCCTTTCGAGACGGAAACACGCACCACGGAAGTCTTCGAAACCGAGGGCAATCGGCGTATTGACCGATTCAGCCTCATTCTCTTCGACTTCAAGAGTTCGGAGCTGAGTGGCGACAATAAAAGGATTCTCGACATCGTGGGCGAAGCCATTACATCACGTTCCAAAGTGGAAATCTTCGGCTTTGCAGACAGAACCGGAAATCCTGAAATTAACCGCACTCTGGCGATGGAACGCTGCGTCTCCGTACAGAAGGCCCTCGGCAGACGCATCGAAGGGATAGACGTGCAATTGCACGCGGTGGGCAGCGATCGTCTGCTCTTCGATAATGAAATCCCGGAAGGACGAAATTACTGCCGTACCGTGCAGATCGTCGTTGAAACCGGCCTGGAATAA
- a CDS encoding AtpZ/AtpI family protein, with amino-acid sequence MKKAGKSTMSMLSEAMRDVLPYTNLGWQLVATMLVFFGAGYLIDRWLDTGDTMKILFAILGIIVGLYTFFKSVQQLQDKRKKTSP; translated from the coding sequence ATGAAAAAAGCCGGAAAATCCACTATGAGCATGTTGTCGGAAGCGATGCGCGACGTGCTTCCGTACACAAACCTCGGCTGGCAGCTCGTTGCGACGATGCTGGTGTTTTTCGGAGCCGGGTACCTTATCGACAGATGGTTGGACACCGGTGACACAATGAAAATTCTGTTCGCGATTCTTGGAATCATCGTCGGTCTTTACACGTTTTTCAAATCAGTACAACAACTTCAGGACAAGAGGAAAAAAACCTCACCATGA
- the atpB gene encoding F0F1 ATP synthase subunit A has protein sequence MIQSYRFREIVVLATVLLLAMGASARAEQNGAMRDSTHSQATHDAAVEGHGAGDHHGTDNLAPSEEMMRILEHKVENTPYFHEYPLPEIHFPENWIINVAGVSINMSPNRHVVYMWFAMLLTVLLTWLAARQNRKGTIPKGYGNMIESVVVFIRDEVAHPFLHDATERYLPLLLSFFFFIATMNLVGLLPFGAASTGNINITAGMALITFSFMIFGGMRHNGAFGFWKGLIPGGVPMPLIPLMFLIELMGLLTKPFALAVRLFANMLSGALVIGAFYALIFGMDTVLVAPLSLAFLLFMSLLKIFVCLLQAYIFTMLSAFFIGMSVHQHH, from the coding sequence ATGATCCAAAGCTACAGATTCAGGGAAATAGTCGTTCTTGCCACAGTGTTGCTGCTGGCGATGGGCGCATCGGCACGTGCGGAGCAGAACGGCGCAATGCGCGACAGCACGCACAGTCAGGCGACCCACGACGCCGCAGTGGAAGGGCACGGCGCGGGAGATCACCACGGTACGGACAATCTCGCACCGTCCGAGGAAATGATGCGTATTCTCGAACATAAAGTGGAGAACACGCCGTATTTCCATGAATATCCCTTGCCTGAAATTCATTTTCCCGAGAACTGGATCATCAATGTCGCGGGCGTGTCCATCAACATGTCGCCCAACCGCCACGTCGTGTACATGTGGTTCGCCATGCTCCTGACGGTGTTGCTCACCTGGCTGGCCGCGCGTCAAAATCGCAAAGGCACCATACCGAAGGGGTACGGCAACATGATCGAGTCGGTGGTGGTGTTCATTCGCGACGAAGTGGCTCATCCCTTCCTCCATGATGCGACGGAGCGCTACCTGCCGCTGTTGCTGTCCTTCTTCTTCTTTATCGCAACCATGAATCTCGTAGGACTGCTGCCTTTCGGCGCGGCCTCGACAGGCAATATCAATATCACCGCCGGAATGGCGTTGATCACCTTTTCGTTCATGATTTTCGGCGGTATGCGTCACAACGGAGCCTTCGGATTCTGGAAGGGGCTTATCCCCGGCGGCGTACCGATGCCGCTCATTCCGCTGATGTTCCTGATCGAACTCATGGGTCTCCTGACCAAGCCCTTCGCCCTCGCGGTTCGTCTCTTCGCGAATATGCTGTCCGGCGCGCTGGTCATCGGCGCATTTTATGCCCTGATTTTCGGCATGGACACTGTGCTGGTCGCGCCGTTGTCGCTGGCCTTCCTGTTGTTCATGTCCTTGCTCAAGATATTCGTGTGCCTCCTGCAGGCGTACATTTTTACCATGCTGTCCGCCTTCTTCATCGGAATGTCGGTGCATCAGCATCATTAA
- the atpE gene encoding ATP synthase F0 subunit C, which translates to MELAWLAAGIGAAIVVVGAGFGIGKLAAAAMEAIGRQPEAANDLRGAMIIMAALIEGIALFAVVVCLLLALK; encoded by the coding sequence ATGGAATTAGCCTGGTTAGCAGCGGGTATTGGCGCCGCCATCGTGGTGGTTGGTGCGGGGTTTGGTATCGGTAAGCTCGCAGCCGCCGCAATGGAAGCGATCGGTCGTCAGCCCGAAGCCGCCAACGATCTTCGCGGAGCGATGATCATCATGGCAGCGCTCATCGAAGGTATCGCGCTGTTCGCGGTCGTCGTCTGTCTGCTTCTCGCATTGAAATAA
- the atpF gene encoding F0F1 ATP synthase subunit B — MDKLLSLEPGMLIWTFITFALLLWILKKIAWKPLLHALEGREHRIASDLDRAEEARKDAERILAEHRALMENSEREARKLIDEAKATAESLKQGIIDSANEQARQMISQARGEIQREKDTAITQLRGEVADLAVRAAGKILGEELDTARHKKMVDDFISNLPSN, encoded by the coding sequence ATGGATAAACTGCTGTCACTTGAACCCGGAATGTTGATTTGGACGTTCATCACGTTCGCATTGCTTCTGTGGATACTCAAGAAAATCGCCTGGAAGCCGCTGTTGCATGCGCTCGAAGGTCGCGAGCATCGCATTGCATCGGATCTCGACAGGGCGGAGGAAGCCCGCAAGGATGCCGAGCGCATTCTTGCCGAACACCGCGCCCTGATGGAGAATTCGGAGCGTGAAGCCCGCAAACTTATCGACGAGGCTAAAGCGACCGCCGAATCCCTCAAGCAGGGCATCATTGACAGTGCGAACGAACAGGCGCGGCAGATGATCTCGCAGGCGCGCGGAGAAATCCAGCGCGAAAAGGACACTGCTATCACGCAGCTTCGCGGCGAGGTGGCGGACCTCGCTGTCCGCGCAGCGGGCAAAATTCTTGGCGAGGAACTCGATACCGCCAGACATAAAAAAATGGTGGATGACTTCATCAGCAATCTCCCGAGCAACTAA
- the atpH gene encoding ATP synthase F1 subunit delta: MTSRAASRYALAILDARPDDVSLETLLRDLQDVRASVHASRELEMFFLSPIISRQHKHDAVKGLFEGRISAYTLGALLLLVEKSREDLLVEIIEAVFTLHREREGIIRSRITSAVDLPEEQRVRIAEALQKVSGKKVETEYVTDPDIMAGLVVRLGDTVYDGSVRRQLQRLRARFISGS, encoded by the coding sequence ATGACCTCTCGCGCCGCATCGCGCTATGCATTGGCAATACTGGACGCGCGTCCCGACGACGTTTCGCTCGAAACGCTGCTGCGGGATTTGCAGGATGTTCGCGCGTCTGTGCATGCCTCGCGCGAGTTGGAGATGTTCTTTCTTTCCCCCATAATTTCGCGTCAGCACAAACATGACGCTGTGAAGGGACTGTTCGAAGGCAGGATCTCCGCCTACACCCTCGGTGCTCTGCTGCTGCTTGTCGAGAAAAGCAGGGAAGACCTCCTTGTCGAGATCATCGAAGCGGTGTTCACTTTGCATCGGGAACGTGAAGGTATTATCCGGTCACGTATCACCAGTGCGGTGGATTTGCCGGAAGAGCAACGGGTTCGAATCGCCGAGGCGCTTCAAAAGGTCTCAGGCAAAAAAGTGGAAACCGAGTACGTCACCGATCCGGACATCATGGCCGGGTTGGTCGTCCGACTCGGCGACACCGTTTACGACGGCAGCGTGCGCCGTCAGCTTCAGCGTCTGCGCGCCCGCTTCATCAGCGGTTCCTGA
- the atpA gene encoding F0F1 ATP synthase subunit alpha: MAEVRPDEVSAILRKQLSGFESDIDTYEVGTVLQVGDNVARVYGLRNCLAGELIEFPNEIFGMALNLEEDNVGCVLFGESTGVKEGDTVKRTGRVASMPVGEEMLGRVIDPLGRPLDGRGVINTETIMPIERKALGVLQRQPVKEPLQTGLKAIDSMIPIGRGQRELIIGDRQTGKTAIALDAIINQKYTHTEDAKRRGVDPVFCIYVAIGQKASTVANVHAKLEEMGAMPYTTVIVADANSPAPLQYIAPYSGATLGEFFRDSGRHALVVYDDLSKQAVAYRELSLLLRRPPGREAYPGDVFYLHSRLLERASKLNDELGGGSLTALPIIETQAGDVSAYIPTNVISITDGQIYLESSLFNAGQRPAVNVGISVSRVGGNAQIKAMKQIAGSLRLDLAQYRELEAFAKFGSDLDKSTQQLLRRGSRMLSLLKQNQYEPMSVQEQVASVFAGINGFLDEIPLEEVARFEKEYVEHLKTRHPEVINEIADEKKLSDELQAKMKAILKEFSASFAVSMTSHG, from the coding sequence ATGGCAGAAGTACGACCCGATGAAGTATCGGCTATACTCCGTAAGCAACTGAGCGGCTTTGAAAGCGACATCGACACCTACGAGGTAGGCACGGTGCTGCAGGTGGGCGATAATGTCGCCCGCGTGTATGGTCTCCGAAACTGCCTGGCCGGCGAGCTGATCGAATTTCCGAATGAGATTTTCGGCATGGCACTGAACCTCGAAGAGGACAATGTCGGCTGTGTGCTCTTTGGTGAGTCGACCGGCGTGAAGGAGGGAGACACGGTCAAACGTACGGGACGCGTCGCCTCCATGCCTGTCGGTGAAGAAATGCTGGGGCGCGTCATCGATCCTCTCGGACGTCCGCTCGACGGGCGCGGTGTGATCAACACCGAAACGATCATGCCCATCGAACGCAAAGCGCTGGGTGTTCTGCAACGGCAGCCCGTGAAAGAACCGCTGCAGACGGGACTCAAGGCCATCGACTCCATGATTCCCATTGGTCGCGGACAGCGCGAGTTGATCATCGGTGATCGTCAGACCGGAAAAACCGCGATCGCCCTCGATGCCATCATCAATCAGAAATACACGCACACGGAAGACGCGAAACGGCGCGGTGTGGATCCCGTGTTCTGCATTTACGTCGCCATCGGCCAGAAAGCCAGCACGGTAGCCAATGTGCATGCCAAGCTCGAGGAAATGGGTGCGATGCCGTATACCACGGTCATCGTCGCGGACGCCAACAGTCCTGCTCCGCTGCAGTACATCGCTCCCTACTCGGGTGCCACGCTGGGCGAATTTTTCCGCGACAGCGGCCGTCACGCGCTCGTGGTGTATGATGACCTCTCCAAGCAGGCCGTCGCATACCGCGAATTGTCGCTTCTTCTGCGCCGTCCCCCGGGCCGCGAAGCGTATCCCGGCGACGTGTTTTATCTGCATTCGCGGCTTCTCGAACGCGCGTCCAAGCTCAACGACGAGCTTGGCGGCGGCAGTCTGACAGCGCTCCCCATCATTGAGACGCAGGCGGGTGACGTATCCGCGTACATCCCGACCAATGTGATTTCGATCACCGACGGTCAGATTTATCTGGAGTCGAGCCTTTTCAACGCCGGACAGCGTCCCGCTGTGAACGTCGGTATTTCCGTGTCGCGTGTGGGCGGCAATGCGCAGATCAAAGCCATGAAACAGATCGCCGGCTCCCTCCGTCTCGATCTGGCGCAGTATCGTGAACTCGAGGCTTTTGCGAAATTTGGTTCCGATCTTGACAAGAGCACGCAGCAGCTCCTGCGCCGCGGATCGCGCATGCTGTCGCTGCTCAAACAGAATCAGTACGAGCCCATGTCGGTGCAGGAACAGGTCGCAAGCGTGTTCGCGGGCATCAACGGCTTTCTCGACGAAATCCCGCTCGAAGAAGTCGCCCGTTTCGAGAAGGAATACGTCGAGCACCTGAAGACGCGCCATCCTGAGGTGATCAACGAGATCGCCGACGAGAAGAAATTGAGTGACGAACTTCAGGCAAAGATGAAGGCGATACTGAAGGAATTCTCCGCATCGTTCGCCGTATCAATGACTTCGCACGGATAA
- the atpG gene encoding ATP synthase F1 subunit gamma, which translates to MANLREIRSRINGVRNTSKITQAMKLVAAAKLRRAQDAIVAARPYAYSMRELVSHLLSKVDRSTLPVTMGRDGDGPVLLIVVTADRGLCGAFNTNIIKAATQRIHKHWKDRYDQGKLSLICIGRRGFTHFSKRGYPILDQRIGLVNSAGYSDAEAIMRDALRRYLDGEFDVVEVVYNEFKSVVQQRIVEEQLLPLPVAEEEQAGRYKQFVDYIYEPSEVELMEQLIPRHLNFQLLRILLESNASEQGARMTAMDSATSNAKDLIHNLQLQYNSARQASITTEILEIVSGANALRGT; encoded by the coding sequence ATGGCGAATCTCCGGGAAATACGCAGCCGCATCAATGGTGTGCGCAATACCAGCAAGATCACGCAGGCGATGAAGCTCGTCGCCGCAGCCAAGCTGCGTCGCGCACAAGACGCCATCGTGGCAGCACGTCCCTATGCCTACAGCATGCGGGAACTGGTGTCGCATCTGCTCAGCAAAGTGGATCGCTCGACACTTCCCGTCACCATGGGACGCGACGGCGATGGTCCGGTGCTCCTCATCGTGGTGACCGCTGATCGCGGTCTCTGCGGGGCTTTCAACACGAATATCATCAAAGCGGCGACACAGCGCATTCACAAGCACTGGAAGGACAGATACGACCAGGGGAAACTGTCGCTTATCTGCATCGGACGTCGGGGATTTACCCATTTTTCGAAACGCGGCTACCCCATACTCGATCAGCGTATCGGCCTTGTGAACTCCGCCGGATACTCCGATGCTGAAGCCATCATGCGCGACGCACTCCGTCGCTATCTCGATGGAGAGTTCGATGTGGTCGAAGTCGTGTACAACGAATTCAAATCCGTCGTCCAGCAGCGCATCGTGGAAGAACAGTTGCTCCCGCTACCTGTCGCCGAGGAGGAACAGGCTGGTCGCTACAAGCAATTCGTGGATTACATCTACGAACCGTCGGAAGTCGAACTGATGGAACAACTTATCCCTCGTCACCTCAACTTCCAGCTGCTTCGCATTTTGCTCGAATCGAATGCTTCTGAACAGGGGGCGCGGATGACCGCCATGGATTCCGCAACGAGTAACGCCAAAGACCTGATTCATAATTTGCAGTTGCAGTATAACAGCGCGCGTCAGGCCAGTATCACGACGGAGATTCTCGAAATCGTCAGTGGCGCAAACGCGTTGCGAGGTACCTAG
- a CDS encoding DUF309 domain-containing protein — MARSPCSFRFTALSCIAIDVDSSMIVHPDFRHGARLFDDRRFFEAHDVWEELWMETPGERRVFYQGMIQAAVAYYHASNGNGKGAAHLLERSMEKLEHFTPQCEGVDVQKLLLALKAHLGYFVEGLKMGSISLPDDCPKLGL, encoded by the coding sequence ATGGCGCGCAGTCCGTGCTCTTTTCGTTTCACCGCATTGTCATGTATCGCAATTGACGTTGATTCCAGCATGATTGTCCACCCAGACTTCCGGCACGGCGCGCGTCTGTTTGACGACCGTCGTTTCTTTGAAGCTCATGATGTCTGGGAGGAATTGTGGATGGAAACCCCTGGCGAAAGGCGTGTGTTTTATCAGGGCATGATTCAGGCGGCAGTCGCGTATTATCATGCCTCGAATGGTAACGGAAAGGGCGCCGCACATCTGCTGGAACGATCAATGGAAAAACTGGAGCACTTTACTCCGCAGTGTGAAGGCGTTGACGTACAGAAACTGCTCCTTGCCCTGAAAGCCCATCTGGGTTACTTTGTTGAAGGCCTGAAAATGGGCTCCATTTCTTTACCCGACGATTGTCCGAAACTCGGTTTATAA
- a CDS encoding 4Fe-4S dicluster domain-containing protein, with protein sequence MAIYITDECINCGACEPECPNTAIYEGGAGWELGGQKYGEGDNAPSGADGFWSADYFYIVPDKCTECVGFHDEPQCAAVCPVDCCLPDPKHVESKEVLLERVAYLDSLGR encoded by the coding sequence ATGGCGATTTACATCACCGACGAATGCATCAATTGTGGCGCATGCGAGCCCGAATGCCCCAACACCGCCATTTACGAAGGCGGCGCGGGCTGGGAGCTCGGTGGCCAAAAATACGGAGAGGGCGACAACGCTCCGTCCGGCGCCGACGGATTCTGGTCCGCGGATTATTTCTACATCGTGCCCGACAAGTGCACCGAATGTGTTGGCTTTCACGACGAACCGCAGTGCGCGGCCGTGTGTCCGGTAGACTGCTGTCTGCCCGATCCGAAACATGTCGAGAGCAAGGAGGTTCTTCTCGAGAGAGTCGCCTATCTCGACAGTCTTGGTCGTTGA
- a CDS encoding MBL fold metallo-hydrolase, with product MTFGRYEIFLIESGRFRLDGGAMFGVVPKPMWEKVNEVDAQNRVAMTMRSLVLRDEKRVILVDTGVGDKDGEKFQSIYAIDHSQFRLADQLAALGIATEDVTDVVLTHLHFDHVGGCVRRMGERLEPVFTHARHYVQQRHWDWAMRPSDKDKASFIPDNYLPLHDAGLLSFLDGETELFEGLHLEIVNGHTFAQQMVRIAGDGRSLLYAADLIPMSAHIPAPWIMSYDLQPLVTLEEKLRVLDRSAREGDIVLFEHDTGTEAASIVRTEKGYTAGVRGRLADVLNENAA from the coding sequence ATGACCTTTGGCCGTTACGAGATTTTTCTCATCGAATCAGGAAGATTCCGCCTCGACGGAGGCGCCATGTTCGGTGTGGTTCCGAAGCCGATGTGGGAAAAAGTCAACGAAGTGGACGCACAGAATCGCGTCGCGATGACGATGCGTTCGCTTGTGTTGCGCGACGAGAAACGCGTGATTCTTGTCGACACAGGCGTGGGCGACAAGGACGGGGAAAAATTCCAATCGATATACGCCATTGATCACTCGCAGTTCAGATTGGCGGATCAACTGGCCGCTCTCGGCATCGCGACGGAAGATGTGACGGATGTAGTGCTGACGCATTTGCATTTCGACCATGTGGGCGGCTGCGTCCGTCGCATGGGTGAGCGACTGGAACCGGTGTTCACGCATGCAAGGCATTACGTGCAACAGCGTCACTGGGATTGGGCGATGCGTCCTTCGGACAAGGACAAGGCCAGTTTTATCCCGGACAACTACCTTCCTCTCCACGACGCGGGATTGTTGTCCTTTCTGGATGGCGAGACGGAATTGTTCGAGGGCCTTCACCTGGAAATCGTGAATGGCCATACCTTTGCGCAGCAAATGGTGCGCATTGCCGGTGATGGCCGTTCCTTGCTGTATGCCGCTGATCTGATCCCCATGAGTGCGCATATTCCGGCACCGTGGATCATGAGTTACGATCTCCAGCCCCTCGTTACGCTGGAAGAGAAGCTTCGCGTACTGGATCGTTCCGCCCGGGAGGGTGACATTGTGTTGTTCGAACATGATACCGGAACGGAAGCGGCGAGCATCGTCAGAACGGAAAAGGGCTACACCGCCGGCGTTCGCGGAAGGCTTGCGGACGTGCTGAATGAAAACGCCGCATAG
- a CDS encoding Rieske 2Fe-2S domain-containing protein, translated as MVYRVASLNELRPNAGRAFNAGEYNLALFLLEGRVYAIENLCPHQHIPVLSEGSLEGTVLTCPMHGWRYDITSGACVHASGRVKTFVTEIRDGDVYVEIDEDEHESWW; from the coding sequence ATGGTGTATCGCGTAGCGTCACTGAACGAATTGCGCCCGAACGCGGGAAGAGCGTTTAACGCGGGAGAGTACAATCTCGCGCTCTTTCTTTTGGAAGGACGCGTGTACGCTATAGAAAATCTCTGTCCGCATCAGCACATCCCCGTGCTCTCCGAGGGCAGTCTCGAGGGGACGGTGCTCACCTGTCCCATGCACGGATGGCGCTACGATATCACAAGCGGTGCCTGTGTACACGCCAGCGGGCGCGTCAAGACCTTTGTCACAGAGATTCGTGACGGAGATGTGTATGTTGAAATCGACGAGGACGAGCATGAATCCTGGTGGTGA
- the queG gene encoding tRNA epoxyqueuosine(34) reductase QueG: MLKSTRTSMNPGGEDVQRRTREIRSAALALGFSHVGFAAAQELRDERVHLDQWLAQGHHAAMLWMGSDVAKRTDPRAVLPGARSVISVAMNYYTSEAHRGEPGTAKISRYAWGDDYHDIVGERLEQLEKLLHDMLPEVRTRRYCDTGPVMDKAWAVRAGIGWLGKNGNVITRDLGSWVFLGEILATCDFVYDQPMADFCGTCTLCIEACPTQAIVAPTVVDSRRCLSWLTIECRDEELPLREGMRMDGWVFGCDVCQDVCPWNSFARESAEPGFQPRSANISPPLAELAVIGDEEFRERFRRSPVKRCKPWGMRRNARTVSAENESNVD, translated from the coding sequence ATGTTGAAATCGACGAGGACGAGCATGAATCCTGGTGGTGAAGACGTACAGCGACGCACGCGTGAGATACGCTCCGCTGCACTCGCGCTCGGATTCAGCCATGTCGGCTTCGCCGCGGCGCAGGAGTTACGCGACGAACGTGTGCACCTCGATCAATGGCTGGCGCAGGGCCATCATGCAGCGATGCTCTGGATGGGGAGCGACGTCGCAAAGCGCACCGATCCACGTGCCGTGCTTCCGGGAGCGCGCTCGGTGATCTCCGTGGCGATGAACTACTACACATCCGAGGCGCACCGCGGCGAACCCGGCACAGCAAAGATCTCCCGCTACGCCTGGGGCGACGATTATCACGACATCGTAGGTGAACGTCTTGAACAACTGGAGAAGCTCCTCCACGATATGCTGCCGGAGGTGCGAACGCGGCGCTACTGCGATACGGGGCCCGTTATGGACAAAGCATGGGCTGTGCGCGCGGGTATCGGCTGGTTGGGAAAAAACGGCAACGTGATCACCCGTGATCTCGGCTCCTGGGTGTTTCTGGGCGAAATTCTGGCAACATGCGATTTTGTGTACGATCAGCCGATGGCGGATTTCTGCGGGACGTGTACGCTCTGTATCGAAGCGTGTCCGACGCAGGCCATCGTTGCGCCGACGGTGGTCGATTCCCGGCGCTGTCTGTCCTGGTTGACCATAGAGTGCCGTGACGAGGAATTGCCGTTGCGCGAAGGAATGCGCATGGATGGATGGGTCTTCGGCTGCGATGTGTGTCAGGACGTGTGCCCGTGGAATTCCTTTGCACGGGAAAGCGCCGAGCCCGGATTTCAACCCCGCAGTGCCAACATTTCTCCTCCGCTCGCCGAGTTGGCGGTCATAGGCGACGAGGAATTTCGCGAACGATTTCGCCGGAGTCCGGTCAAGCGTTGCAAACCATGGGGAATGCGGCGGAATGCGCGAACCGTTTCCGCGGAAAATGAATCAAACGTAGATTAG